One Oscillospiraceae bacterium DNA window includes the following coding sequences:
- a CDS encoding TnpV protein — protein sequence MSNSLTYTKNGDYLIPDLKLSSQPETPLGKYGRMRRNYLKEHRPVIYSQMLLSEKLYPHLLETEQTAQNRLEQMMPELAKAAGATEALKASDPMKWVGLMNNCKEQAEEMILKEIVFS from the coding sequence ATGAGCAACAGCCTGACATACACGAAGAACGGGGATTATCTGATTCCCGACCTGAAGCTGAGCAGCCAGCCGGAAACACCTCTGGGCAAGTACGGGAGGATGCGCAGGAACTACCTGAAGGAGCACCGTCCCGTGATTTACAGCCAAATGCTTCTCTCGGAGAAACTGTACCCGCATCTGCTGGAAACCGAGCAGACAGCACAGAACCGCTTGGAGCAGATGATGCCGGAGCTGGCGAAGGCGGCGGGCGCGACGGAGGCGCTGAAGGCGTCCGACCCGATGAAATGGGTGGGCCTGATGAACAACTGCAAGGAGCAGGCGGAAGAAATGATCCTGAAGGAAATAGTGTTCAGCTAA
- a CDS encoding transposon-transfer assisting family protein, with translation MNDFTQDELTLMSIYNGSGTRQGLIDEMTAMRAYLDADEAELRTLTDSAIKKLGAITDKEYAALELIPDFEE, from the coding sequence ATGAATGATTTCACCCAGGATGAATTGACCCTGATGAGCATTTACAACGGTTCGGGAACCAGACAAGGATTGATCGACGAGATGACGGCCATGCGCGCCTATCTCGATGCGGATGAAGCAGAGCTTCGCACGCTCACGGATTCCGCAATCAAAAAGCTCGGCGCGATTACCGACAAGGAATATGCTGCATTGGAGCTTATACCAGATTTTGAAGAATAA
- a CDS encoding YodL domain-containing protein produces the protein MPEKTTAKDRLKEITESIETGIQELFQSDKYAEYLRTMSRFHKYSVNNTMLIYMQKPNATLVAGFNKWHDQFSRNVMKGEKGIKIIAPTPFKKKIEEAKLDPDTKAPLLDADGNAIMEEKEVKIPMYKVVSVFDVSQTDGKPLPVLASDLQGNVQNYEVFMEALKRSAPVPLAFEQMAANMDGYFSSDEQRIAIREGMSEVQTVAAAVHEIAHSKLHNEKLPEIKEQWKLVMVSDGGTKHDFYGGFDTREDAEAEAEKNGWQHVDENGFAWNLEVAEDTYTADFVKKSRNTEEVEAESVSFAVCAYYGIATGENSFGYIATWSKDKKLPELRASLETINKTASGLISDIDRNYSAICKERGIDQSKEAEKQPGIDEWSEPASPQNAPEQPSIPSDDVSAYLPDGPSSESVVAAPKDFTEPVNTSASYKVDKPTQERGVEQPLAETAPYNGYMPDPAMTVEAMNAFGYTDDDMLPLSKERAIELFERDIPVYMLFEGNGAGMAFEPEDIQMHTGIFGVSREDWESVRETMPPAKTETEPERDQQFTEGPDSTFAIYQLRRDQGLVDYRFASLAELQHDRLSVDRQNYELVYTAPLTPGQSQEETLDKLYEQFNLNHPVDFTGHSLSVSDIVALRQNGEVSCHYVDSFGFSELPSFLKPENYLKNAEMSMEDDYDSIDGIINNGPRQSTVAELEQQAKTGEPISLMDLAAAAHREEQQEKKKSVLEQLKGSDTKEPPAKTALKKSAEREI, from the coding sequence ATGCCTGAAAAGACTACGGCCAAAGACCGGCTGAAGGAAATCACCGAGAGCATCGAAACCGGCATCCAGGAACTATTCCAGTCCGACAAGTACGCTGAGTACCTGCGCACCATGAGCCGATTCCACAAGTACAGCGTCAACAACACCATGCTCATCTATATGCAAAAGCCCAACGCAACGCTGGTCGCGGGCTTCAACAAGTGGCACGATCAGTTTTCCCGCAATGTCATGAAGGGCGAAAAAGGCATCAAGATCATTGCACCGACGCCATTCAAAAAGAAAATCGAGGAAGCAAAGCTCGACCCGGACACGAAAGCGCCGCTGCTGGACGCGGACGGTAACGCTATCATGGAGGAAAAAGAGGTCAAAATCCCCATGTATAAGGTCGTGTCCGTCTTTGATGTGAGCCAGACGGACGGAAAGCCCCTGCCGGTGCTTGCTTCGGATTTGCAGGGCAACGTCCAGAATTATGAGGTTTTCATGGAGGCGCTGAAACGCTCCGCGCCGGTGCCGCTGGCTTTTGAGCAGATGGCGGCAAACATGGACGGCTATTTTTCCTCGGACGAACAGCGCATCGCCATCCGTGAGGGCATGAGCGAGGTGCAGACGGTTGCCGCCGCTGTCCATGAGATCGCGCACTCTAAGCTCCACAACGAGAAGCTGCCGGAGATCAAGGAGCAATGGAAGCTCGTCATGGTGTCGGACGGCGGCACCAAGCATGACTTTTACGGCGGCTTTGACACCCGCGAGGACGCAGAGGCCGAAGCTGAAAAGAACGGCTGGCAGCATGTCGATGAAAACGGCTTTGCATGGAATCTGGAGGTTGCGGAGGATACCTATACCGCCGATTTCGTAAAGAAAAGCCGCAACACGGAAGAAGTCGAGGCCGAGAGCGTTTCCTTTGCCGTCTGCGCCTACTACGGTATTGCCACCGGCGAGAACAGCTTCGGCTACATCGCCACCTGGTCAAAGGACAAGAAGCTGCCTGAACTGCGTGCCAGCTTGGAAACCATCAACAAAACCGCGTCCGGCCTGATTTCGGACATTGACCGGAACTATTCCGCGATCTGCAAGGAACGAGGCATCGACCAGAGTAAAGAGGCTGAAAAGCAGCCAGGCATTGATGAATGGAGCGAGCCTGCCTCGCCGCAGAACGCACCTGAGCAACCCAGTATTCCGAGTGATGATGTCAGCGCCTACCTCCCGGATGGACCTTCATCCGAATCGGTTGTGGCTGCGCCGAAGGATTTCACGGAACCTGTAAACACTTCAGCTTCATATAAAGTTGATAAACCAACACAGGAACGCGGGGTTGAGCAGCCGCTTGCCGAAACCGCCCCATACAATGGTTACATGCCTGACCCCGCGATGACGGTGGAAGCTATGAACGCATTTGGCTACACGGATGACGACATGCTGCCGCTTTCCAAAGAACGGGCAATAGAGCTTTTTGAACGTGATATTCCCGTGTATATGCTTTTTGAGGGCAATGGAGCAGGCATGGCCTTTGAACCAGAAGATATTCAGATGCACACTGGCATATTCGGTGTCAGCCGTGAAGATTGGGAATCTGTGCGAGAGACGATGCCTCCCGCAAAGACGGAAACAGAGCCGGAACGAGATCAGCAGTTCACAGAAGGGCCGGACAGTACTTTCGCCATTTATCAGCTTCGGCGCGATCAGGGGCTGGTAGATTACCGATTTGCCAGCCTGGCAGAGCTTCAGCATGACCGGCTTTCGGTTGACCGTCAGAATTATGAGCTGGTCTATACCGCACCGCTCACGCCCGGACAATCGCAGGAAGAAACGCTCGACAAGCTCTATGAGCAATTCAACCTCAATCATCCCGTAGATTTTACCGGCCACTCGCTCTCCGTAAGCGACATCGTTGCGCTGAGGCAGAACGGTGAGGTATCCTGTCATTACGTTGATTCCTTTGGCTTTTCGGAGCTGCCGTCTTTTCTCAAGCCCGAAAACTACCTCAAAAATGCGGAAATGTCGATGGAGGACGATTACGATTCCATCGACGGCATCATCAACAACGGTCCCAGGCAGTCTACCGTCGCGGAGTTGGAGCAGCAGGCTAAGACCGGCGAGCCGATCTCGCTCATGGATTTGGCAGCAGCCGCGCACCGGGAGGAACAGCAGGAAAAGAAGAAATCCGTGCTGGAGCAGCTCAAAGGCAGCGACACCAAAGAACCTCCTGCAAAAACGGCGCTTAAAAAAAGCGCGGAAAGAGAGATTTGA
- a CDS encoding immunoglobulin, which translates to MKLTPYEMETIINYNQEDDTASVYTYDQKLKDKLMELSARFPDKFKQVQKSRTGPASYLVPKNCVTIRVPFSDERRKAASERAKAAGYKPPIRNK; encoded by the coding sequence GTGAAACTCACGCCGTATGAGATGGAGACGATCATCAATTACAATCAAGAAGATGACACGGCGAGCGTCTACACCTATGACCAGAAGCTCAAAGACAAATTGATGGAACTTTCCGCACGGTTCCCGGATAAATTTAAGCAGGTCCAAAAAAGCAGAACCGGTCCGGCCAGCTATCTTGTTCCAAAGAACTGCGTCACCATCCGCGTACCGTTCAGTGATGAACGCCGAAAAGCAGCAAGCGAACGGGCCAAAGCAGCCGGATATAAGCCGCCCATCAGGAACAAATAA
- a CDS encoding DNA topoisomerase 3 — MKLVIAEKPSVAQSIAAVLGASKRCDGYLEGNDYLVSWCFGHLAELTAPENYDPKFTKWRYDDLPIVPENWQYAVASDKEKQMHMLSALMLRSDVTEVIDACDAGREGELIFRTVYYLAGCTKTMKRLWISSMEDSAIRDGFANLKPGSAYDGLYESALCRSKADWLVGINATRLFSVLYHRPLNVGRVMSPTLALLVQRESEIDAFKPEPFFTVNLSGGGLDAVSEKYKEKAKADSVAAACKGHPVTVKSVERKEKSEKAPALYDLTTLQRDANRILGYTAQQSLDYLQSLYEKKLCSYPRTDSRFLTDDMLSSVNSFVGVAATVSGLSKPDLVLAEQVCNSKKVSDHHAVIPTMSAAKADVSVLPAGERAILQLVARRLVCAVCPPYKYEETIIILACGENTFTAKGKNVLALGWRAFAEQEKENKSLPDVAESQNIPVSDAEVKEGQTTPPKHYTEDTLLSAMEVAGAKEMPENAERKGLGTPATRAAILEKLVNGGFIERRKSKKAVNLIPSHTGISLVTVLPEELQSPLLMAEWENKLKEIERGELTADDFLDGITAMIRELVKTYKAVKGAEVLFPSGREVVGKCPRCGGNVTESKKGFFCETSDCRFGLWRDNKFFAAKRASLTKKTAAALLKDGAVKMSGLYSEKTGKTYDATVVMEDNGENVRFRCEFGKGGKS, encoded by the coding sequence ATGAAGCTCGTAATCGCTGAAAAGCCCTCTGTGGCTCAATCTATTGCCGCGGTACTCGGCGCATCCAAACGCTGCGACGGCTATCTTGAAGGAAATGACTACCTTGTTTCCTGGTGCTTCGGGCATCTTGCAGAGCTGACGGCCCCGGAAAACTATGACCCAAAATTTACGAAGTGGCGCTATGACGATCTGCCGATAGTCCCGGAAAATTGGCAGTATGCCGTTGCGTCGGATAAAGAGAAGCAGATGCACATGCTGTCAGCGCTTATGCTTCGCTCTGATGTTACCGAAGTGATCGACGCCTGCGATGCCGGGCGCGAAGGCGAATTGATTTTCAGAACGGTCTACTATCTGGCTGGCTGCACAAAAACAATGAAAAGGCTTTGGATTTCCTCAATGGAGGATTCCGCCATCCGCGACGGCTTTGCCAATTTGAAACCCGGCAGTGCGTATGATGGCCTTTATGAATCCGCGCTCTGCCGTTCCAAGGCAGACTGGCTCGTTGGAATCAACGCCACGCGGCTGTTTTCGGTTTTATACCACCGCCCGCTGAATGTTGGACGCGTTATGTCTCCGACGCTGGCTCTTTTGGTTCAGCGTGAGAGCGAAATTGATGCTTTCAAGCCTGAGCCGTTTTTCACGGTCAATCTGAGCGGCGGCGGTTTGGATGCCGTTTCTGAAAAGTACAAGGAAAAAGCGAAAGCGGATTCCGTCGCTGCTGCCTGCAAGGGACATCCTGTCACAGTCAAAAGCGTGGAGCGCAAGGAAAAATCTGAAAAGGCTCCGGCACTCTATGACCTGACCACGCTCCAGCGTGATGCCAACCGTATTCTCGGATATACCGCGCAGCAGTCGCTGGACTATCTCCAGAGCCTATATGAGAAAAAGCTCTGCTCCTATCCGCGCACAGACAGCCGCTTCCTGACCGATGATATGCTGTCATCGGTCAATTCTTTTGTTGGCGTCGCGGCAACGGTCAGCGGCCTGTCGAAACCTGATCTGGTCCTGGCAGAACAAGTCTGCAATAGCAAAAAGGTTAGTGACCATCACGCCGTCATCCCTACCATGAGCGCAGCGAAAGCGGACGTTTCCGTCCTACCTGCCGGGGAACGCGCCATCCTTCAGCTTGTAGCCAGACGGCTTGTATGTGCCGTGTGTCCTCCCTACAAATATGAGGAAACCATCATTATACTGGCCTGCGGTGAGAATACGTTCACCGCGAAAGGCAAAAACGTATTGGCTTTAGGCTGGCGTGCTTTTGCGGAGCAGGAAAAAGAAAACAAATCTCTGCCGGATGTTGCGGAAAGCCAGAATATACCCGTGTCTGACGCCGAAGTAAAAGAAGGCCAGACAACACCGCCCAAGCACTATACGGAGGATACGCTGCTTTCCGCGATGGAAGTCGCGGGTGCCAAAGAAATGCCGGAGAATGCAGAGCGCAAGGGCCTCGGAACCCCTGCCACGCGCGCCGCGATTCTTGAAAAGCTGGTAAACGGTGGCTTCATTGAGCGCAGAAAAAGCAAAAAAGCGGTCAATCTTATTCCTTCTCACACAGGCATTTCGCTGGTAACGGTTCTGCCGGAAGAACTGCAGTCTCCGCTTTTGATGGCAGAGTGGGAAAACAAGCTCAAAGAAATTGAGCGCGGCGAATTGACGGCAGATGATTTTCTGGATGGCATCACTGCGATGATACGGGAGTTGGTCAAGACCTATAAGGCTGTCAAGGGCGCGGAGGTTCTTTTTCCGTCCGGTCGTGAGGTTGTTGGAAAATGTCCCCGCTGCGGCGGCAACGTGACAGAAAGCAAGAAAGGATTTTTCTGCGAAACATCGGATTGCCGATTCGGTCTGTGGCGCGACAACAAATTTTTCGCCGCAAAGCGTGCTTCCCTGACAAAAAAGACTGCCGCTGCACTTTTGAAAGATGGTGCCGTAAAAATGTCCGGCCTGTATTCTGAGAAAACCGGCAAAACCTATGACGCGACGGTTGTCATGGAGGATAACGGTGAGAATGTCCGCTTCCGCTGTGAATTCGGGAAAGGAGGCAAGTCGTGA